TATTTGCGATTTGTTCATCCTTCATAGTTGCGATAAAACGTCCGTCTTCTTCGAACAAAATGAGAAATGGGTTCAATCCTATAAATGAATAACGTGACCACGTAGATAGCTCGTCCTTACTTTCGAGTAAATAACACGCTTCATCTTGTAAAGATTGAAAAATTTCAATCGGGGTTAGTGTATCTGAAAAGAAATGGTCTACGACCGGAATGGTTAAATAATGATTAGAAGTTTCTAAAAATGTGGAATATTGTGTTGAAGTCAATGTTCTCACCTCTCCAAATTATTGTTTGGGCACGAGAAGCTTAGAGGCTACTAAATAATTCCATCTTCAAAAGGAATAATGATGTAAATCCTGATTTATCATTCATCTCCTAAGAGAATAAAAAAACGAAACCCTAAACAGACACAGGAGAACTGCGTGTATGTTCAGGGCAGGATTATACAATTATAAACTACTCTCACCTCAGCTAAACTCTCATTCTCAACTGCCCTACACTCTACTCTCTCAAAAACAAATCATTTTATTAATGATTTCTACTAATTCTGTACAATTATGCTGATTGAATCGCTCATTACTATTGTCCAATCCAGCTCAATAATTGTATTACGTAATTTACTTAGCTGATCATCAACAGGAATCTAAGAAACCAAGTCAACTAAGAACTTCACTTCAAATTTCGATGTGCTTTGCTTCATCTTATGTCATATCTTATAATCATTGTTCCTTGTTTGTCAATGATAAATCAGGACGTAACTTAACAGCCTCTCTTAGATAAACATGTTCTACTTCTTTTTGTGACAGATCTGTATTCACACTCATCATAACACGTATACATTTGGAAAGCGCATTTGTTACAGGAATCTCTTGCATACACATGACAGGTACATATGTCCAATCTGAAAATGTACGAAGTGCTTTTGCAGGAAAGGTCGCATCCAAGTCATTTGTTACTGAAATAAACACATGAGCAACTTGCTCTGCATTTATATTATTTCGTTTGATCATTTCTGATAATAATTCTGCTGTTGATTGTATCATTTCATCAGCATCATTTAACTCAACCGTCGTTGCTCCACGAACTCCCCTAATCAATTTTGCCACCTCCAAAAACTTCATTGAGTCTTTCTAATACAAATTCATCAGAAAGCTGGACAGTTTCGACAGCACCAATTTCCTTCATCAGTACCATTCGAAGGTTTCCAAACTGAGCTTTTTTGTCCTTTTTCATATAACTCATTAATGTTTCACTATCATAATTTGTTGGATAAGTTGGATACCCATATTGTGCAAACCACTTCGCAAATGATTCATAGCCAAGATCCTTTTCATAATAAGCTTCACTTACACGAATCGCAAACAACATCCCGATAGCAACTGCATCTCCATGTGTTACTTTACCATACCCTGCTAGTGCTTCAATTGCATGTGCGAGCGTATGCCCGAAATTCAAATACGCTCTTATTCCTAATTCACGTTCATCTTCTTTCACAACAGCTGCTTTTACAGATATCCCTTTTTTCAACGCATACGTTAACTTTTCTTTACGCAGGTCTTGTAATGAAGATATATTCTCTTTCAACCATTTATAAAAAGGTTCATCCCAAATAAGAGCGTGTTTAATCACTTCTGCAAAACCAGATCGCCATTCTGATTCTGGTAAGCTGTTCAATAAATCAATATCGTACAGCACAGCTTCTGGCTGATAGAATGCTCCAATCATATTTTTCCCTAACGGGTGGTTTATTGCTGTTTTCCCGCCGACACTACTGTCATGGGCTAATAATGTCGTTGGCATTTGAACAAACGGCACACCCCTCATATATGTAGCCGCTACAAATCCTGCTAAATCACCGACAGCACCACCACCAAGTGCAAGCACAAGTGTATTACGATCACAACCTACTTCAAGCATCTTAGTCTGACAATAATAATACGTGTCAAATGATTTTGCAGTTTCTCCTTTCGGTACGACACAAGTGTGAACTGTACCAATCGGTGAGACGCTTTGTTTTACGTTCTCTAAATATAACGGTGCAACAGCTTCATCTGAGATGACAAAAACCGAAGAAAACTTTCCAAGTTTTTGAACATAATGCGCCACATTCGTATGCAGTCCACTCCCAATCAGCACTTCATACGATTTAGAAGTTGTTTCAATCTGTAATTTTTCCATTATTAAAACTTCCTTGCATCTTCACTTGCCTGCTCAATACGTTCTTTAATAACGTCCATACGATCATGACCAAATTGTTCAATAATCGCATTAGCAATTTCCCACGCAACTACAGCTTCTGCAACGACACTAGCTGCTGGTACTGCACAACTGTCAGAACGTTCGATACTTGCTTCAAAAGTCTCTTTCGTATCAATATCTACACTCTTCAACGGTTTATACAATGTTGGGATTGGTTTCATTACACCACGAACTACGATTGGCATTCCTGTCGTCATACCACCTTCAAACCCACCAAGATTGTTTGTACGACGTGTATACCCTTCTTCTTCGCTCCATAAAATTTCATCATGTACTTCACTTCCGAAACGACGAGCTGCATCAAATCCTATCCCAAATTCGACACCTTTAAATGCATTAATACTTACAATTGCAGCTGCAATTTTTGCATCAAGCTTACGATCATATTGAACATAACTTCCTAACCCTGCAGGAACACCTTCTACGATAACTTCTACGATTCCACCAATCGAATCGCCATTCTCTTTGGCATCGTCGATTGCTTTTTTCATCTTCTCTTCTGCATCCTTATCTAAACAACGAACAGATGATGCTTCAGTACGGTCTTTAATGTCTTCTATATTTTCATATGCTACATTTTCAGCACGAATGCCACCGATTTCTAACACGTGCCCAGCTACCTTAATGCCGAGTTCACTTAAGAACTTCCTTGCAACAGCACCAGCTGCAACACGTACAGTCGTCTCACGTGCACTAGAACGTTCTAAAACATTTCTAAGATCGCGGTGACCATATTTAAAGCCACCAACTAAATCAGCGTGTCCTGGACGTGGGCGAGTGATTTGACGTTTTATATCTGATTCATCTGTATCAGTAAGTGGTTCGATGCCCATTACTTTCGTCCAATGTTTCCAATCGTTATTCTCGACTACGAGTGTAATCGGTGACCCTAACGTCTTACCATGTCGAACACCACTTAAAATTTCAACTGTATCAGTTTCAATTTGCATACGTCGTCCACGACCATGCCCTTTCTGACGTCGTAACAAATCTGTATTAATATCTTCCGCACTAAGAGAAAGTTGTGCTGGAATTCCTTCTAAAATTGTTGTTAATTGTGGTCCATGTGATTCCCCTGCTGTTAAATATCTCACTTTCCTTCACCTCTTTAAAGCTTTTATGTACAAATATATCATAATGTTCAATCTCTGTCGCTAGTCTGCTTAAAGTTCTTCTAAAAAAGTTAAATCTACTTTTAGCATATGTCAACAAATTCATTCATTTTCCAACTAATATAAAATAAAGTCGTTATAATATTCATCCGTAGCTCTATATTTATTTTTTGAACTTTGAAATACTAGTTGATGTAACTTGTTCTTTATTAATATGTACAGAAAAAGGGTCCAATTATTATTATGAACCCTAATTTCATTAAACTTTTCGATAAAAAAACGTATCTTCCGTTTCAAATCCATATTTTGGTGGGTTGAAAATTTGTTCTGTACTTCCAACGAAAAAGATTCCATTTGGTCGAAGGGCTTTACTAAATTTGTGATATAATAGATCTTTTGCTTCTTCTGTAAAATAAATTAATACATTTCTACAAACAATTAAGTCATAATTACTTTCAAATGAATCAGCTAGTAAATTATGCTGTTTAAATGTCACTGTTCTTTTTATTTCATCACTCAATGAAAAAAGTGATCCTTCTTGTTTAAAATATTTACGCTTCATACTTTCTGGGATTTCTTGTAATGAACGTTCAGGATAAACAGCCCTCTTCGCTCTTTCAATTACTGTTTTATCTAAGTCTGTAGCAGTTATTTTCACCTGTGAAAGCGGTAAATAATTTGACAGGATCATAGCAATTGTATAAGGCTCTTCACCTGTCGAACAAGCAGCACTCCATATTTTTAACGTACGGTTGTTTCCAAGTAACTTCGGTAAAATCTTCTTTTCAAGTATATCCCATCGCTTATAATTACGATAGAATTCGGATACATTAATCGTCATACGGTCGAGAAATTCTTCAAGTACATCTCGTTCACTCGCTATTGCGCGAAAATATGAATCAAAATTATTGTAACCCTTCTTTTCATAAAGAGATGTAAGCCGTCGCTTCATTTGTGCTTCTTTATATAATGACAAGTCCACTCCAGTTTTTTTATGGATATTCTTGACAAACGTTTCATAATCATTTCCCATTATACGTTTCTCCTCTAATCGGCAAATATCTTATGTTCCTTTTTTTATCATATTTCACTCAGATAAGCTAGGAAAAAATTTACAAAATAACGAAAGTGATAATCATTTTCGTTCTAATATCATAGGACTTTATACATTAAGATCCTCTATTATCAATCATACGGTCTTAAATAAAGAGAAAATGGATTACTAATTGCTTATTATCATAGGGAGATTTGGTTTGAAATTTACACTTTAATATTTGACATGACTTTAATTCAATCAAATTGGAGGCTAGACATCTTTGAATGCAATCATTTATTAATTTATAAAAAAATCAACCAGTCTAGGTGAAGACTGGTTGAGCAAGAAATTAGTAGACCCATGTATCCATTTGTTTATTATATGTGTTAAGTTCATTCTCTTCGAAGAATAAACCAATTTCACGTTCTGCACTTCCTGGGGAATCTGAGCCGTGAATAACGTTTTTGCCTACCGTTAGACCGAAATCACCACGAATTGTACCTGGAGCAGCGTCTGCTGGGTTTGTAGCACCCATCATTTGACGTGCTGTAGCAATAACACCTTCTCCTTGCCATACCATAGCAAAAACTGGACCAGATGTAATAAAGTCAGTTAACTCTCCGAAGAAAGGTCGTTCTTTATGTTCACCATAATGCTCTTCAGCTAGAGCTTGAGAAATCGTCATTAATTTTGCACCAGCAAGTTGAAAGCCCTTTCTTTCAAATCGAGAAACAATTTCCCCAATAAGATTACGTTGAACTCCGTCAGGCTTAACCATTAGAAACGTCTTTTCCATTGCCATCTCTCCACTTCATAATTTATGTATGTAGGTTTTGAAAACCCATACAAATATTATCAAATTTTCGAAAAAATCGCAATGTCTTTAAAATTTCCGCTTGCCTATATATTTCGCAATACCCTTTAATGCCTTACGAGCACGACCATCTGGGAGTTCATTTAATACATCAAGTGCTTTTTCAAGATAACGATCACTTATTTCTTTTGAATATTCAATACCACCTGATTCAATAACTAAGGATAAAATTTCTTTACGGTTCTCTTCTGAAATCGTTTTTATCTTTTGCTTCAATTGCTCGTCACGCATTGCATATAATACCGGTAACGTAATATTACCTTGCATAAGGTCGCTTCCAGCTGGTTTACCGATTTCTTCCTCTGTTCCGATAAAATCAAGAATATCATCAATAATCTGATAGGACATTCCTATATAATAACCGAACTTATAAAGTTGTTTATGTATATCTTCAGTTGCGTCTGATGCAACTGCTCCAATCTGACAACTCACTGCAATAAGCAAAGCTGTCTTCCGTTTAATTCGACGTAAATACGTTCTAAGATTTTGATCCCAGTTGAACTTATCTTGAATTTGATCAATTTCACCAACACAAACTTCAACTAAAGACTTAGATAAAATCTGATGTGCGTCTGGTTTTTCTATCATTGTTAACAATTCAAGTGAGCGAGCGAATATGTAATCACCAGTGTACATTGCAACACGATTATCCCACTTTGCTTTGATCGTTTTTTTACCACGACGAAGTTCAGCATCATCAATAACATCATCATGAACGAGGGATGCCATGTGAATAAGCTCCAAACAGACAGCAACTCGCTTCATCACATCAATGTCATAATTACCGAACTTTCCTGCTAGCAAGACAAATACAGGCCGAATTCGCTTTCCGCCTGCTTTAAGAAGATGCATCGATGCCTGCTGAAGAAGAGGATGTTCAGAAGCAATTGTATCTTCTAATTCTTGTTCAATAATATCTAAATCTGATTGTAGGAAGTTATACATCAATTTTAACTTCATGAAATTCACCTTTACTAACGTACATTATTGATATTATCTAATACTATCTGTAAAAAATTCAAACATTATTTAAAATAACCATTACTATTTTTTATAACCCATATGCATAGCGGCTACTCCACCCGTATAACTTTTCACATCAACGCTGTCAAAACCCGCCTTAAGAAACATTTCCTTTAATTTCTTTTGATCTGGAAAGTCTTTTGCTGATTCATGTAACCAAGCATATTCATCATAACTCTTTGCTAATACTTTGCCAAGCATCGGCATGATAAATCGAAAATAGAAATAATAACCCTGTTTGAACCCAAGTGCTGTCGGTTGACTAGTTTCTAAACAAACTGCCTTGCCTCCTGGTTTAAGAACACGGTGCATTTCTTTTAGAACTTGCATATAGTCAGGTACATTACGCAAACCAAACCCTATTGTTACAAAATCAAATGAGTTATCCTCAAAAGGTAAGTCCATTGCATTACCATGAAACAATTTCACTTGAGTTAACCCTTGTTCTGCAACTTTCTCTTCGCCAACCTTAAGCATGTTCTTACTGAAATCTAATCCAGTTACTTGTCCATTCGCACCTACAGCCTCTGCAAGTGATATCGTCCAATCAGCTGTTCCACAGCAAAGATCGAGTGCATGATTACCCTGTTGTACATTCATCCGTTTCATTGTATCTTTGCGCCATGATTTGTGTCTTTGAAAACTAATGACTGAGTTCATCATATCGTATTTTCCTGAAATACTTTCAAACACATTATGCACGCGTTCTTCTTTGGAGCGCCCCATAACCTCACCCTTCTTCAACAACTTTTTCCTTCACATATTGATAATGAAATAACATTTCATTAATTCGCGTTCTTAATACTTCACTAAAGCCGAACTGTTCGAGTTGTTTTTCAATTTGCAATTGAGTCTGCTCTATATAATAATCGCAAATATTTAGCAGATGCTTTCGTTGCTCATCGATATTTCGAGCAATGGAACTTTCACCATTAACTACTTCTTTTTTTATAGCATCAAACAATATGGAGAAACGTTGTTTTATAAATAACTCACGTTCAGACTTTAAACGTTTGTATAAACACATTTCTGCTGCGAGTTTTTTAATATGAGGTACTTTAAGAAAATCAGCAGTCTTTTGAATCAATGATGATTCAATTTCACGAATGCTATTGATTAGATTCTCAATACCACCTGAATCTTTTTGGTACACAGAAATTTTGTGTTCGTTAATTTCACGAATCCCTTTTGCTAAATTGCGAATCATTGGTACGTCACCTATTTTAGCTAAAAGATGATAGTACAATGTACTATAATAAACTCCAGCCAAAACTGTTAATTGACGGCTCTTCATCGCTTCATCATTATTATGTAGCGATGATGTCAACACCTGCTCATGTGTGTCTAGTGCAACTTGAACTAACATTGTTGAGACCATATAATCTCTTTTCATTGCAACAGAAGACTTTGTATCATCTAACACTTCATGTAGAAGCATGAGTTTATCATTATCAATAACCGGCTGTTCAATAAACTTCATTAAGTATGGATGCTTCAATTGCGTTTCTATCGTAGTTTTGATTTGTTCGATATCATTGTAGCTGTTGTTCATGCATATCACCCTTGTCCAACACCAGTCTATGGTTCCGTCTTTTCCCCCACATATTATAGCATGATCCATTAATGGAACGTTCTGTAAGTCTAAATATAAAAAACGCACCAAAAATTACTTATCAAAAAACATAGAAGAAAACTTGGCCAATGCCAAGTTCCAACTATAACTGTATTAATCTGTTTCCATTTCTCCGTGAGCTGTTTGAATCAATGCCTTACCACGAATCTTGACAGCTGAAGTATGCTCTGTAAATTGAGCAATCATAATCTCGCCTTTATCCAACTTTTCAGAATGAAAAAAACGCGTGTCTGCTCCGCGTGTAAGACCAATTACATTCACTCCGTCTTCCTTAGCTTTAATCACAAAAAAATCGTTACTATCTTTTGAAGGTTGTGTCATCTTCCGTCCCTCCCGCACAATTAACTTTTACTCATTTATCTATTACCATTTGATCTACTCAATATATAATTGATCACAACGGACAGTGACGACTTTATTAGATAGGTTCTCTATATCATGTTACAACTGATACTAAAACTACGACTTCAAAAACTAAACATCGAACCAATGAAGCACAAATATGATATTAGACATCAGTAATGACCAGATTGGGTAAGCCAACTTTCAGAATATCTGAAAGAGACGTTATTAAAGTGGGACCATTAAATAAAAATCTTCTTACCATTCTTCCATAACTATCTAACACCTTCTAACAAATGTCAATGGTTGCATCACACTTACGCACGAATAAGTGATAAAACTTCTGAACGAGCTACATCATCATTTTGGAAAATACCCCTAACTGCTGAAGTAACAGTTTTCGAACCTGGTTTTTTCACACCACGCATTGTCATACACATATGTTCAGCTTCAACAATGACCATCGCACCATGAGGTTCCAGTGTCTCCATAATTGAATCTACAACAGTTGATGTTATACGTTCTTGAAGTTGTGGTCTTGCAGCTACTGATTCTACAGCACGTGCAAGCTTACTTAATCCCGTTACTTTCCCGTTTTTCGGTATGTATGCTACATGAGCTGTACCGAAAAATGGTACAAGGTGATGCTCACACATAGAATAGAATGGAATGTCCTTAACTAGTACAAGCTCTTCATGATCTTCACTAAAAATCGTTGCAAAATATTCTTTGGGATCTTGATTTAAACCACGAAAAACTTCCGCATACATTTTCGCGACTCGTTTAGGTGTATCTAATAGCCCTTCTCGATTAGGGTCTTCTCCGATTGCTTCAAGAATCAAGCGCACAGCTTGTTCAATTTGTTCATGATTGACTTTTGACATTTATTTCTCCTCCTAATGAAAGGCTTTCATTCAACAACATAAGAAAAGCACATAGCACCCACCGATTAAGAAATTATTCTAAATCAAAGGTGCCTGAAGCTGAACATCTCTGAATGTTATACTTTCTTATTTTTATGTAATATAAGCATTACTTTTTATCATTTCCACTAAAAGAATGCTCGTTTATAACAAAGTTAAGATGATTCTAGCATAATAATCGTTCTTAACGCAAAAAAAACTGCTCAATAATCACATTTCTATTAGACGAAATGGTATGAACACATTCTAGTGTATGTATTAGTAATAAATTTGATAATATAAAAAGGGTCGCTAAGTATGCGACCCTCTTACGCCCTTTATGTATTATTTCACAGCATCTTTAAGAGCTTTCCCTGGTTTGAATGCTGGAACTTTACTTGCTGGGATTTCGATTTCATCACCAGTTTGTGGGTTACGCCCTTTACGCGCTGCACGTTCGCGTACCTCAAAGTTACCAAAACCAATTAATTGAACTTTATCTCCCTCTTGAAGAGCGTTCATAATAGACTCAAAAACAGCATCAACAGCTTTTGTCGCATCCTTTTTAGAAAGTTCGCTATTTTCAGCTACTGCATTGATTAATTCTGTTTTGTTCATGCCATTCACCTCCTCCCAAAAAATAATTTCACTTTACATTTCAAAACTAGGTAAATACCTAGCCTTCGATATTTGAAGGACATGTTGTCGAAGTAACGCCATATGCTGTGCTCATATAGCTATTACTACTGTTGTTGACAGGACATACAATTCTTATACATCCATTAGCAAACAACGTATTGACACGCCTTATATTAAACGATCATTAACTAGAATTCAATCATTTTCAACAAGAATCGTACGATTTATGAGGATTTTCCCAAAAATCCCTACCTTTTGCAAAGATGGATTGTTCAATCAGCGTGATTATCGTTCCACATAAAAATTTTGATGATCAGCTACAATATATTAAAAATTAAGCGTCAGTATACTGTTATTTTCAAATGGCTGTACGTTAGCAGATAAGAATATTATCTCAAAATGAGAGTTTCAATTTATCGAAAACGGTTGATTACATCGACCCCTCCAGTTACTTCAATTACTGATCCTGTTATCATATCTGCATCTTCTTCACATAAAAAGACAATCGTTCTAGCTATATCCTCACCTGTACCTGGTCGACCAATTGGTGTGTGTTCA
The sequence above is a segment of the Bacillus solimangrovi genome. Coding sequences within it:
- the aroH gene encoding chorismate mutase — protein: MIRGVRGATTVELNDADEMIQSTAELLSEMIKRNNINAEQVAHVFISVTNDLDATFPAKALRTFSDWTYVPVMCMQEIPVTNALSKCIRVMMSVNTDLSQKEVEHVYLREAVKLRPDLSLTNKEQ
- the aroB gene encoding 3-dehydroquinate synthase, translated to MEKLQIETTSKSYEVLIGSGLHTNVAHYVQKLGKFSSVFVISDEAVAPLYLENVKQSVSPIGTVHTCVVPKGETAKSFDTYYYCQTKMLEVGCDRNTLVLALGGGAVGDLAGFVAATYMRGVPFVQMPTTLLAHDSSVGGKTAINHPLGKNMIGAFYQPEAVLYDIDLLNSLPESEWRSGFAEVIKHALIWDEPFYKWLKENISSLQDLRKEKLTYALKKGISVKAAVVKEDERELGIRAYLNFGHTLAHAIEALAGYGKVTHGDAVAIGMLFAIRVSEAYYEKDLGYESFAKWFAQYGYPTYPTNYDSETLMSYMKKDKKAQFGNLRMVLMKEIGAVETVQLSDEFVLERLNEVFGGGKID
- the aroC gene encoding chorismate synthase, coding for MRYLTAGESHGPQLTTILEGIPAQLSLSAEDINTDLLRRQKGHGRGRRMQIETDTVEILSGVRHGKTLGSPITLVVENNDWKHWTKVMGIEPLTDTDESDIKRQITRPRPGHADLVGGFKYGHRDLRNVLERSSARETTVRVAAGAVARKFLSELGIKVAGHVLEIGGIRAENVAYENIEDIKDRTEASSVRCLDKDAEEKMKKAIDDAKENGDSIGGIVEVIVEGVPAGLGSYVQYDRKLDAKIAAAIVSINAFKGVEFGIGFDAARRFGSEVHDEILWSEEEGYTRRTNNLGGFEGGMTTGMPIVVRGVMKPIPTLYKPLKSVDIDTKETFEASIERSDSCAVPAASVVAEAVVAWEIANAIIEQFGHDRMDVIKERIEQASEDARKF
- a CDS encoding CheR family methyltransferase — protein: MGNDYETFVKNIHKKTGVDLSLYKEAQMKRRLTSLYEKKGYNNFDSYFRAIASERDVLEEFLDRMTINVSEFYRNYKRWDILEKKILPKLLGNNRTLKIWSAACSTGEEPYTIAMILSNYLPLSQVKITATDLDKTVIERAKRAVYPERSLQEIPESMKRKYFKQEGSLFSLSDEIKRTVTFKQHNLLADSFESNYDLIVCRNVLIYFTEEAKDLLYHKFSKALRPNGIFFVGSTEQIFNPPKYGFETEDTFFYRKV
- the ndk gene encoding nucleoside-diphosphate kinase; its protein translation is MEKTFLMVKPDGVQRNLIGEIVSRFERKGFQLAGAKLMTISQALAEEHYGEHKERPFFGELTDFITSGPVFAMVWQGEGVIATARQMMGATNPADAAPGTIRGDFGLTVGKNVIHGSDSPGSAEREIGLFFEENELNTYNKQMDTWVY
- the hepT gene encoding heptaprenyl diphosphate synthase component II — protein: MKLKLMYNFLQSDLDIIEQELEDTIASEHPLLQQASMHLLKAGGKRIRPVFVLLAGKFGNYDIDVMKRVAVCLELIHMASLVHDDVIDDAELRRGKKTIKAKWDNRVAMYTGDYIFARSLELLTMIEKPDAHQILSKSLVEVCVGEIDQIQDKFNWDQNLRTYLRRIKRKTALLIAVSCQIGAVASDATEDIHKQLYKFGYYIGMSYQIIDDILDFIGTEEEIGKPAGSDLMQGNITLPVLYAMRDEQLKQKIKTISEENRKEILSLVIESGGIEYSKEISDRYLEKALDVLNELPDGRARKALKGIAKYIGKRKF
- the menG gene encoding demethylmenaquinone methyltransferase is translated as MGRSKEERVHNVFESISGKYDMMNSVISFQRHKSWRKDTMKRMNVQQGNHALDLCCGTADWTISLAEAVGANGQVTGLDFSKNMLKVGEEKVAEQGLTQVKLFHGNAMDLPFEDNSFDFVTIGFGLRNVPDYMQVLKEMHRVLKPGGKAVCLETSQPTALGFKQGYYFYFRFIMPMLGKVLAKSYDEYAWLHESAKDFPDQKKLKEMFLKAGFDSVDVKSYTGGVAAMHMGYKK
- a CDS encoding heptaprenyl diphosphate synthase component 1, with amino-acid sequence MNNSYNDIEQIKTTIETQLKHPYLMKFIEQPVIDNDKLMLLHEVLDDTKSSVAMKRDYMVSTMLVQVALDTHEQVLTSSLHNNDEAMKSRQLTVLAGVYYSTLYYHLLAKIGDVPMIRNLAKGIREINEHKISVYQKDSGGIENLINSIREIESSLIQKTADFLKVPHIKKLAAEMCLYKRLKSERELFIKQRFSILFDAIKKEVVNGESSIARNIDEQRKHLLNICDYYIEQTQLQIEKQLEQFGFSEVLRTRINEMLFHYQYVKEKVVEEG
- the mtrB gene encoding trp RNA-binding attenuation protein MtrB — its product is MTQPSKDSNDFFVIKAKEDGVNVIGLTRGADTRFFHSEKLDKGEIMIAQFTEHTSAVKIRGKALIQTAHGEMETD
- the folE gene encoding GTP cyclohydrolase I FolE, which encodes MSKVNHEQIEQAVRLILEAIGEDPNREGLLDTPKRVAKMYAEVFRGLNQDPKEYFATIFSEDHEELVLVKDIPFYSMCEHHLVPFFGTAHVAYIPKNGKVTGLSKLARAVESVAARPQLQERITSTVVDSIMETLEPHGAMVIVEAEHMCMTMRGVKKPGSKTVTSAVRGIFQNDDVARSEVLSLIRA
- a CDS encoding HU family DNA-binding protein, yielding MNKTELINAVAENSELSKKDATKAVDAVFESIMNALQEGDKVQLIGFGNFEVRERAARKGRNPQTGDEIEIPASKVPAFKPGKALKDAVK